The proteins below come from a single bacterium genomic window:
- a CDS encoding indole-3-glycerol phosphate synthase TrpC: protein MIGVVLEYRDVVSTGQFKDFQPAALARQYVAGGASALSVLTDRKYFQGDLEFLVQAREAVDIPVLRKDFIFSEYQVFESALLGADCILLIAAALEDRLLDGLYQVAGGLRLDVLVEVHDEAEAGRAARLGARIVGVNNRDLGTFQVSLSTSERLAPLLAGAAVRVSESGITSRADLHRLAACGYRAVLVGEHLMRHPDITAATRELLGAMS from the coding sequence CGACGGGCCAATTCAAGGATTTCCAGCCTGCGGCCCTGGCCCGTCAGTATGTCGCTGGCGGGGCCTCCGCCCTGAGCGTGCTCACGGACCGGAAATATTTCCAGGGTGACCTGGAGTTCCTGGTCCAGGCGCGCGAGGCAGTGGACATCCCGGTGCTGCGCAAGGATTTCATCTTCTCCGAATATCAGGTATTCGAGTCGGCCCTGCTGGGCGCGGACTGTATTCTTCTTATCGCCGCCGCCCTGGAGGACCGCCTTCTGGACGGCCTGTACCAGGTGGCCGGGGGCCTGAGGCTGGATGTGCTGGTCGAGGTGCACGACGAGGCCGAGGCCGGGCGGGCCGCCCGCCTGGGCGCGCGGATCGTGGGCGTCAACAACCGCGACCTGGGCACTTTCCAGGTGAGCCTGTCCACCTCGGAGCGCCTGGCTCCCCTGCTCGCCGGCGCGGCGGTGCGGGTCTCCGAAAGCGGTATCACCAGCCGCGCCGACCTCCACCGCCTGGCCGCCTGCGGCTACCGCGCGGTCCTGGTCGGGGAGCACCTGATGCGTCACCCGGACATTACTGCCGCCACCCGAGAACTTTTGGGAGCCATGTCATGA
- a CDS encoding phosphoribosylanthranilate isomerase: protein MRTRIKICGITRWEDAAAAVDLGVDALGFVFHRPSPRYVIPENAMRIIERLPAWVTPVGVFVDTPPTAVRDTFERCGLRLAQLHGQESPLVCAALGVPWIKAFRVAKPEDLDSIRNWNLRNGFLLDSFVPGAPGGTGRTFDWSLACRAVSAGPLILAGGLNPENVGAAIRTVRPFGVDVSSGVESAPGVKDHARMADFMVAVKEADGID, encoded by the coding sequence ATGAGGACCCGGATCAAGATTTGCGGGATCACCCGCTGGGAGGACGCCGCCGCGGCCGTGGACCTGGGGGTGGATGCCCTGGGCTTCGTGTTCCACCGTCCCAGCCCGCGCTACGTCATACCCGAGAACGCGATGCGTATCATCGAGCGCCTGCCGGCCTGGGTCACCCCGGTGGGTGTGTTCGTGGACACTCCCCCCACCGCGGTGCGCGACACGTTCGAGCGCTGCGGCCTGAGGCTGGCCCAGCTCCACGGCCAGGAGTCTCCGCTGGTCTGCGCCGCGCTGGGCGTGCCCTGGATCAAGGCTTTCCGGGTGGCCAAGCCCGAGGATTTGGACAGTATCCGTAATTGGAACCTGCGCAACGGTTTCCTGCTGGACAGCTTTGTCCCCGGCGCTCCCGGCGGCACCGGCCGGACTTTCGACTGGTCCCTGGCCTGCCGGGCGGTCTCGGCTGGCCCCTTGATACTGGCCGGCGGGCTGAACCCGGAGAACGTGGGCGCGGCGATCCGCACCGTGCGTCCGTTCGGGGTGGATGTTTCGAGTGGCGTGGAAAGCGCCCCCGGCGTAAAAGACCATGCCCGCATGGCGGATTTCATGGTCGCGGTGAAAGAGGCGGACGGAATCGACTGA